From the genome of Thermogutta terrifontis, one region includes:
- the dnaN gene encoding DNA polymerase III subunit beta, producing MKVVAQRESLAEMVQLAQAVCPGRSARPILENLLLECRDSGGALMATDLEVGLRLHVPQLEVEVPGTTLLPARTMLALLRELTDEEIRLESQGDRLLVLGEKSEFQFPTPDAMEFPEVPDYQAESYHAFTARNLSEMLRRTEYAVETEGTRFNLGGVYLELGDEKVTAVGTDGRRLACQEGQARRVGGHRPSEDVIIPRRVVEIIQRILSRESDDQEVKLAVEDGKIFVITSSAVVSGRLVDARFPKWREVFPKAPEKVRVDLPVREFASATRQASIVVDDKNPGILYTFTSGKLVLSGRGASQGESRVELPIGYDGEEAMVRLNQRFILDFLKVLGDEGTFTLKIWSEESPVLAETADGYAYLMMPLVLGSN from the coding sequence ATGAAGGTAGTCGCACAGCGAGAGAGTTTGGCGGAAATGGTGCAGTTGGCCCAGGCCGTCTGTCCCGGCCGATCGGCTAGACCAATCCTGGAAAACCTGTTGCTCGAGTGCCGTGACAGTGGTGGCGCGCTGATGGCCACCGATCTTGAAGTTGGGTTGCGGCTCCACGTCCCGCAGCTGGAGGTGGAGGTGCCGGGCACCACGCTCCTCCCTGCCCGCACGATGCTCGCCCTCCTGCGAGAACTCACCGATGAAGAGATCCGGCTGGAAAGCCAGGGCGATCGGTTGCTCGTGTTGGGTGAAAAGAGTGAATTTCAGTTTCCTACGCCTGATGCGATGGAGTTTCCCGAGGTCCCCGACTACCAGGCCGAGTCCTATCATGCCTTCACGGCGCGAAATCTTTCGGAGATGCTCCGCCGCACCGAATACGCGGTCGAGACGGAAGGCACGCGATTCAATCTGGGAGGAGTCTATTTGGAGCTGGGCGACGAGAAGGTGACGGCCGTGGGCACAGATGGACGCCGGCTCGCCTGTCAGGAAGGTCAGGCGCGGCGGGTTGGCGGGCATCGTCCCAGTGAAGACGTGATCATTCCGCGGCGGGTGGTGGAAATCATCCAGCGGATCCTGTCTCGGGAATCCGATGATCAGGAAGTCAAGTTGGCGGTGGAGGACGGCAAGATCTTCGTCATCACGTCTTCGGCGGTTGTTTCCGGTCGGCTGGTGGACGCCCGATTTCCCAAGTGGCGCGAGGTCTTCCCCAAGGCCCCGGAGAAGGTCCGTGTGGATCTGCCGGTCAGAGAGTTTGCCTCGGCGACGCGGCAGGCATCTATCGTCGTGGACGATAAAAATCCTGGGATTCTGTACACATTTACCTCGGGGAAGTTGGTCCTTTCCGGCCGGGGTGCGTCTCAGGGCGAATCCCGGGTGGAACTTCCCATCGGCTACGACGGGGAGGAGGCGATGGTCCGCTTAAACCAGCGTTTCATTCTGGACTTTCTGAAAGTTCTCGGTGATGAGGGAACGTTTACACTCAAAATCTGGTCCGAGGAGAGTCCCGTGCTTGCCGAGACTGCTGACGGCTACGCCTACCTGATGATGCCGCTCGTCCTCGGCAGCAATTGA
- a CDS encoding DUF721 domain-containing protein, whose product MARKHPQRSGRSQEPRHISEVVAEILARSGVAETQSARELQAAWHEIVGAPLNELSRAVRLSRGKLEVVVTHSAAVQELTFRKREILRRLQERWPQKVIRDIRFRVGPIE is encoded by the coding sequence GTGGCGCGAAAACACCCACAACGGTCAGGTCGGTCGCAGGAGCCGCGGCATATTTCCGAGGTGGTGGCGGAGATCCTGGCACGGTCCGGGGTTGCGGAGACCCAGTCAGCCCGCGAGCTGCAGGCCGCCTGGCATGAGATCGTGGGCGCTCCCCTGAACGAGTTGAGTCGGGCGGTCAGGCTATCCCGGGGAAAGCTGGAAGTCGTGGTGACTCATTCGGCAGCCGTCCAGGAGTTGACCTTCCGCAAGCGTGAGATCCTCCGTCGCCTGCAGGAACGCTGGCCCCAGAAAGTCATCCGCGACATCCGCTTCCGCGTCGGGCCGATAGAGTAA
- a CDS encoding DNA gyrase subunit B produces the protein MNEDNLNNQPSLPKASPPVPEPTTASESPSGEETNIRAIQGQKEYTADKLEHLSDQEHVRKRPSMYIGDTGPRGLHHLVFEVVDNSIDEAMAGYATQIWVTINGDGSVTVEDNGRGIPVEVHPVIGVSTLEGVMTLLKFGGKFSKGAYYTSGGLHGVGVTVVNFLSEWCVVEVYRGGAVYRQEYERGKPTGPVRRIGTTHRTGTKTTFKPDPLIFPNTEFNYNIIYRRLQELAFLNKGVKIHFKDLRTNEGETFCYQRGIIEFVEYLNRASEPIHPEVIYMSTEVEGVTIELAMQYSSEYTENFHSYVNNICTTEGGTHVSGFRTALTRTFNQYGRQEGLFKDLIPTGDDFREGLTGVLAVRVPNPQFEGQTKTKLGNSEVEGIVSSAVGDFLSRYLEENPKTARAIIQKALLAAEARESARKARQLVRERKGALSGAGLPGKLRDCTSREVDKCELYLVEGDSAGGSAEGGRIREFQAILPLRGKIINAYKAREDKVLANEEIRSIISAIGVGVGDEIDLSKRRYGKIIIMTDADVDGSHIRTLLLTFFYRQMYDLIKAGMVYIAQPPLYRVRRKKDVYYVQTEEEMKNQLLEAGLADAVFEPGDGRTIAGEELQRLCRTLAAIEAAVIALERRGISLREHAARRDPATGRLPVYHVFLDQNEYWFTTRQELDEFLEKEEAETGETLVVEGDHNGEAETQEASEKETASQPQRRLHIIELHEVRTINAHLQTLREMGFDIDALFPIERTGEEKPRYILRRGESVQGLEDLRGLLTALRSAGERGLQITRFKGLGEMNAEELRETTLDPAHRTLIQVTMDDAGAADEMFRVLMGEKVLPRREFIEKHALEVQHLDV, from the coding sequence ATGAACGAAGACAATCTCAATAATCAGCCTTCTCTCCCGAAGGCGAGCCCCCCAGTGCCGGAACCCACAACGGCGTCTGAATCTCCGTCAGGAGAAGAAACGAACATTCGGGCTATTCAGGGGCAGAAGGAATACACCGCGGACAAGCTCGAACACCTCAGCGACCAGGAACATGTTCGCAAGCGGCCGAGCATGTACATCGGCGATACCGGCCCGCGCGGCCTGCACCACCTGGTGTTCGAGGTCGTGGATAACTCCATCGACGAAGCAATGGCGGGGTACGCCACACAGATTTGGGTCACCATCAATGGCGACGGCTCGGTGACCGTCGAGGACAACGGCCGGGGTATCCCTGTGGAGGTCCACCCCGTCATTGGCGTGTCCACCCTGGAAGGCGTTATGACCCTGCTGAAATTCGGAGGGAAGTTCAGCAAGGGGGCGTACTATACATCGGGTGGACTCCACGGTGTGGGAGTGACGGTCGTCAATTTCCTTTCCGAGTGGTGCGTGGTCGAAGTGTACCGCGGCGGCGCGGTGTACCGGCAGGAATACGAGCGAGGAAAACCAACTGGCCCAGTGCGGCGCATCGGCACCACCCATCGCACGGGAACGAAAACGACCTTCAAGCCCGACCCGCTGATCTTTCCCAACACGGAGTTCAATTACAACATCATCTACCGTCGCCTCCAGGAATTGGCATTCCTCAACAAGGGCGTCAAGATCCATTTCAAGGATCTGAGGACCAACGAAGGCGAAACCTTCTGCTATCAGCGGGGCATCATCGAGTTTGTGGAATACCTCAATCGGGCCAGCGAGCCGATCCACCCCGAGGTCATCTACATGTCCACGGAGGTGGAGGGAGTGACCATCGAACTGGCGATGCAGTATTCTTCAGAGTACACGGAGAATTTTCACTCTTACGTGAACAACATCTGCACGACGGAAGGTGGCACGCACGTCTCGGGTTTCCGCACGGCCCTCACCAGGACGTTCAACCAGTACGGCCGGCAGGAAGGGCTTTTCAAAGATCTCATTCCCACGGGAGACGACTTCCGTGAAGGCCTGACGGGGGTCCTGGCGGTGCGTGTTCCGAATCCTCAGTTTGAAGGGCAAACCAAGACGAAGCTTGGCAACAGCGAAGTAGAGGGCATCGTCAGTTCCGCGGTGGGAGACTTTTTATCGCGGTATTTGGAGGAGAATCCCAAAACCGCTCGGGCAATCATCCAGAAGGCCCTCCTGGCGGCGGAAGCGCGGGAGAGTGCCCGCAAGGCCCGGCAACTGGTCCGCGAGCGCAAAGGGGCCCTCAGCGGTGCGGGACTTCCCGGCAAGCTCCGCGATTGCACCAGCCGGGAGGTGGATAAGTGCGAACTCTATCTGGTGGAGGGTGATTCCGCCGGTGGGAGTGCCGAGGGAGGCCGCATCCGCGAATTTCAGGCGATTCTGCCCCTTCGCGGAAAGATCATCAATGCCTATAAGGCCCGCGAGGACAAGGTGCTCGCCAATGAGGAAATCCGCAGCATCATCTCGGCCATCGGCGTGGGCGTGGGGGATGAAATCGATCTTTCCAAGCGGCGGTACGGAAAGATCATCATCATGACCGACGCTGACGTGGATGGCTCCCATATCCGCACGCTGCTTCTGACATTCTTCTACCGACAGATGTACGACCTCATCAAGGCGGGGATGGTGTATATCGCCCAGCCGCCCCTTTATCGTGTTCGTCGCAAGAAGGACGTCTACTATGTGCAGACGGAAGAGGAGATGAAGAACCAGCTCCTGGAGGCTGGACTGGCCGATGCGGTCTTTGAGCCGGGCGATGGACGCACCATTGCCGGGGAGGAATTACAACGTCTGTGCCGTACGCTGGCGGCGATTGAAGCGGCGGTCATCGCCCTGGAGCGCCGCGGGATCAGCCTCCGCGAGCATGCCGCCCGACGGGATCCAGCCACCGGACGCCTGCCCGTTTACCATGTATTCCTCGATCAGAATGAATACTGGTTCACCACCCGTCAGGAACTGGACGAGTTTCTGGAAAAGGAGGAGGCCGAGACCGGGGAAACGCTCGTCGTGGAGGGCGACCACAACGGCGAGGCGGAAACACAGGAAGCATCAGAGAAAGAAACAGCATCCCAACCCCAGCGACGGCTTCATATCATCGAGCTTCACGAAGTACGCACCATCAACGCCCATTTGCAGACCCTGCGCGAGATGGGATTCGACATCGACGCACTCTTCCCCATTGAAAGAACGGGGGAGGAGAAACCGCGCTACATTCTGCGGCGAGGAGAGTCGGTGCAGGGTCTGGAAGATTTGCGCGGGCTGCTGACGGCGCTCCGCTCAGCGGGTGAGCGAGGTCTTCAGATCACCCGCTTTAAAGGTCTCGGCGAGATGAATGCCGAAGAGCTGCGGGAGACGACGCTCGATCCAGCCCACCGCACGCTCATCCAGGTGACGATGGACGATGCGGGAGCCGCCGACGAAATGTTCCGTGTCCTCATGGGCGAGAAGGTCCTGCCGCGGCGGGAATTCATCGAAAAGCACGCCCTGGAAGTTCAGCATCTGGACGTGTAG
- a CDS encoding CerR family C-terminal domain-containing protein translates to MKARTTKHRGKSVPRGDQTRQRLLEAGIEAFAQFGPEEVGIRRLAAAAGVNSAALSYYFGGKEGYYRAVLRFLINTVGRSIREAAEAAEQSLRRQPDSASARQLLCQFMRTLVTVVLTKPYAEAAAAIIWRELLRPSSGFSIVYERMIRPVHEVITRLTAAAMGTQPDDPQAVLLAHTLWGQAAIFRLGFHVLRRRLKWRGRRLSQEWVDRIADTVEAMVARLFSSDTPAESEHSRSRTLLP, encoded by the coding sequence GTGAAGGCTCGCACAACAAAGCACCGAGGCAAGTCGGTTCCGCGGGGAGATCAAACCCGTCAGCGGCTTCTGGAAGCCGGGATCGAGGCCTTTGCGCAGTTTGGACCGGAAGAAGTGGGGATTCGCCGGCTGGCCGCCGCTGCAGGGGTCAACAGCGCGGCGCTGTCGTACTACTTTGGCGGGAAAGAGGGATACTACCGGGCGGTTCTGCGCTTTCTCATCAATACGGTGGGGCGATCGATTCGGGAGGCCGCGGAAGCGGCGGAACAGTCGCTTCGTCGGCAGCCCGATTCGGCCAGTGCTCGTCAGCTCCTGTGCCAGTTCATGCGAACGCTGGTAACGGTTGTGCTCACCAAACCCTATGCGGAGGCCGCGGCGGCTATCATCTGGCGCGAGCTTCTCCGGCCATCGAGCGGGTTTTCCATTGTGTATGAACGGATGATTCGCCCGGTCCACGAGGTGATCACAAGGTTGACGGCAGCGGCAATGGGCACGCAGCCTGACGACCCGCAGGCCGTCCTGCTGGCCCATACTCTGTGGGGACAGGCGGCCATCTTTCGGCTTGGCTTTCATGTGCTGCGCCGCCGTTTGAAGTGGCGCGGGCGTCGATTATCGCAGGAATGGGTGGACCGCATTGCCGACACCGTGGAGGCGATGGTGGCGCGGCTCTTCTCTTCGGATACGCCGGCGGAATCAGAACACAGTCGCAGTAGGACATTGCTCCCATGA
- a CDS encoding efflux RND transporter periplasmic adaptor subunit, producing MKKRIILLVIVAVVVGLSLWSAQHYRVSRVARVSSAQPWWKVWLEEVSGKVWELHGNVEIREVRLGFKVPGRIVRLHVDEGDTVKPGQLLAELDQAEFLDAVRQAEAALEARRAELAALENGSRPEEIEKARALTEAARVAVRNAEIALRRAKELAPKGAVSQEMLDNAQAAYDQAVANYQAAVAAQRLVEVGPRQEEIDRARGLVRQAEAVLKDAQRRLGDTKLLSPVSGVVQVRVHEVGDFVNTGEPVFSIARQEEVWVRTYVAEEDLDRIRPGMQVVVLTDGGNQFLGQVGFISSVAEFTPKTVETREVRTNLVYRVRVLVNDPECKLRQGMPVRVRISAEKTFASDQPGKQP from the coding sequence ATGAAGAAGCGCATCATTTTGCTGGTGATCGTGGCGGTTGTTGTTGGGCTCTCCTTGTGGAGCGCGCAGCATTACCGGGTTTCGCGCGTGGCACGGGTCTCGTCGGCCCAGCCGTGGTGGAAGGTCTGGCTGGAGGAAGTCTCTGGTAAGGTGTGGGAACTCCACGGGAATGTGGAAATTCGCGAGGTGCGTCTGGGTTTCAAGGTGCCCGGGCGGATTGTCCGCCTCCATGTGGACGAGGGAGACACAGTAAAGCCGGGACAGCTCTTGGCGGAACTGGATCAGGCTGAATTTCTGGACGCGGTGCGTCAGGCCGAGGCAGCCCTGGAAGCGCGGCGGGCTGAGCTGGCGGCCCTCGAAAATGGTTCCCGTCCTGAAGAGATCGAGAAAGCCCGGGCATTGACGGAGGCTGCCCGGGTGGCCGTCCGCAACGCGGAAATTGCGCTCCGCCGCGCAAAGGAGCTGGCGCCCAAAGGGGCGGTTTCCCAGGAAATGCTGGATAATGCCCAGGCGGCCTACGATCAGGCCGTGGCCAACTACCAGGCGGCGGTGGCTGCACAGCGGCTGGTGGAGGTGGGACCACGTCAGGAAGAGATCGACCGCGCCCGGGGCCTTGTCCGGCAGGCGGAGGCCGTCCTGAAAGATGCCCAGCGACGGCTGGGCGACACGAAACTGCTCTCGCCCGTTTCGGGAGTGGTGCAGGTCCGGGTGCACGAAGTGGGTGATTTCGTCAACACCGGCGAGCCGGTCTTCTCCATCGCAAGGCAGGAAGAAGTTTGGGTGCGGACGTATGTGGCGGAAGAAGACCTCGATCGCATTCGGCCGGGGATGCAGGTGGTGGTGCTCACCGACGGTGGGAACCAATTCCTGGGGCAGGTGGGATTCATTTCCTCGGTGGCGGAATTCACGCCCAAAACCGTGGAAACCCGCGAGGTGCGAACGAATCTCGTGTATCGCGTGAGGGTACTGGTCAACGATCCGGAGTGCAAGCTGCGGCAGGGAATGCCGGTCCGCGTGCGGATTTCCGCCGAAAAGACCTTCGCGAGTGATCAACCGGGGAAACAGCCGTGA
- a CDS encoding ATP-binding cassette domain-containing protein, with amino-acid sequence MIRFEQVTKTFPRSQRPALHEVTVDIPAGAITGLVGPDGAGKTTFLRLAAGLLVPTSGRILVLGQDTQKDLGFRDHLSYMPQKFGLYEDLTVIENLHLYARLRGIPREEEKASIDRLLAFTGLAPFTRRLAGHLSGGMKQKLGLACSMLLRPKIMLLDEPGVGVDPVSRRELWKIVCDERDRGVGIIWSTPYLDEAERCDYVLVLYEGRILFFGRAAEFTERVKCRTFLAEVSPEQRRRVTREWLVDPDIVDTRIQGQRVRVVTRNGAEALAHRFPNVTLLPTEPRFEDAFIDALGGIPKEYVVFGANGAKVTQDSREEVIVAENLVKRFGTFTAVDHVSFRVRRGEVFGLLGPNGAGKSTTFRMLCGLLAPTAGHAAVAGRDLRTARAEARQHIGYMAQKFSLYGNLTVKQNLEFFGGVYGLRGERLRRAIERALEEFELGPFANQKSALLPLGFKQRLALATAILHRPAVVFLDEPTSGVDPLARREFWLRIDQLVEGGAAVIVTTHFMDEAEYCDRVALINRGQIIAMDTPDGIRAMVQTPDRPNPTLEDAFIELLVRAGQAGNTAA; translated from the coding sequence GTGATTCGTTTCGAGCAGGTGACCAAGACATTTCCGCGAAGCCAGCGCCCGGCCCTCCATGAGGTCACGGTGGACATCCCTGCTGGGGCCATCACGGGTTTGGTCGGACCGGATGGCGCCGGCAAGACCACCTTTCTCCGCCTTGCGGCAGGACTGCTCGTTCCCACGAGCGGCCGGATTCTGGTACTGGGGCAGGATACACAAAAAGATCTGGGTTTTCGGGACCATCTGTCGTACATGCCGCAGAAGTTCGGTTTGTACGAGGATCTGACTGTCATCGAAAATCTTCATCTTTATGCCCGGCTGCGAGGCATTCCCCGCGAAGAGGAAAAGGCGAGCATCGACCGACTTCTCGCTTTCACCGGTTTGGCGCCGTTCACCCGACGGTTGGCGGGGCATCTTTCTGGCGGCATGAAGCAGAAACTGGGCCTGGCCTGTTCGATGCTGCTTCGTCCAAAGATCATGCTCCTCGATGAGCCGGGGGTGGGCGTGGATCCTGTTTCCCGCCGAGAGTTATGGAAGATCGTTTGTGATGAGCGCGATCGGGGCGTGGGGATTATTTGGAGCACGCCCTATCTCGACGAGGCCGAACGCTGCGATTACGTGCTCGTGCTCTATGAGGGACGGATTCTGTTCTTTGGTCGGGCGGCCGAGTTCACCGAGCGGGTTAAATGTCGGACGTTCCTGGCGGAGGTCTCGCCAGAACAGCGGCGACGAGTCACCCGGGAATGGCTGGTGGATCCCGACATTGTAGACACGCGGATTCAGGGGCAGCGGGTGCGGGTGGTGACGCGGAATGGGGCAGAGGCCCTGGCACACCGGTTTCCGAACGTCACCCTTTTGCCTACCGAACCACGATTTGAAGACGCATTCATCGACGCGTTGGGGGGCATTCCCAAGGAATACGTCGTTTTTGGCGCGAATGGGGCAAAGGTCACCCAAGACTCGCGGGAGGAGGTGATCGTCGCGGAGAATCTTGTCAAACGTTTTGGAACCTTTACGGCGGTGGATCACGTCTCTTTCCGCGTGCGTCGCGGCGAGGTGTTTGGGCTTCTCGGGCCGAACGGGGCAGGAAAAAGTACGACTTTTCGCATGCTGTGCGGACTCCTCGCCCCCACCGCCGGTCATGCCGCCGTGGCAGGCAGAGACCTCCGTACCGCACGCGCCGAGGCCAGACAGCACATCGGTTACATGGCCCAAAAATTCAGCCTCTACGGCAATCTGACGGTGAAACAGAACCTGGAGTTTTTTGGTGGGGTGTACGGCCTGCGTGGGGAACGGCTTCGGCGTGCCATTGAGCGGGCCCTCGAGGAATTTGAACTGGGGCCCTTTGCTAACCAGAAGTCCGCGCTCCTCCCTCTGGGATTCAAGCAACGGCTGGCTCTGGCCACCGCCATTCTCCACCGACCGGCGGTGGTGTTCCTCGACGAACCGACGAGTGGCGTCGATCCACTGGCCCGCCGCGAATTCTGGTTGCGGATCGACCAGCTTGTGGAAGGCGGTGCGGCCGTCATCGTGACCACGCATTTCATGGACGAGGCGGAGTACTGCGATCGCGTGGCGCTGATCAATCGGGGGCAGATCATCGCGATGGATACGCCGGACGGAATCAGGGCGATGGTGCAAACCCCGGATCGCCCGAACCCCACCCTCGAGGACGCTTTCATCGAGCTTCTCGTTCGCGCCGGACAAGCTGGCAACACTGCCGCGTGA
- a CDS encoding ABC transporter permease encodes MDQDHSVSSQTDAAYQSRRTRGRIRLRCVLALTRKEAYQIFRDPSSLIIAFVLPNILLLLFGWGISLDLGYIPIGVVVENRSADTNRIVAALRGSPYFMVREAEHRKELESLLVGGRIKGLVVLSQDLSARLNVGSAPVQVLVAGSDANTAELIVAYMETVLQKDRLHWAEEEGRPLRSGIINIEGRVWYNPNMDSRSAILPGSIAVIMTLIGTILTSLVVAREWERGTMEALLASSITRAEFLLGKFIPYFALGLTAMMLVAIVSVVVFAVPFRGSWAVLVGVSAVYLTVALGLGLFISTATRDQFVATQAALIVGYLPSFILSGLVFEIDSMPLPIRVLTHVLPPRYFVSALRTLFLAGNVWDVIIPDTLILCIFAAVLWNLTIRKTRLTLE; translated from the coding sequence GTGGACCAGGACCACTCCGTTTCATCGCAAACCGACGCTGCTTACCAAAGCCGGCGGACGCGAGGAAGAATCCGGCTCCGCTGTGTGCTCGCCCTCACCCGAAAAGAAGCCTACCAGATTTTCCGTGATCCCAGCAGTTTGATCATCGCCTTTGTATTACCCAATATTCTGCTTCTCCTTTTTGGTTGGGGTATTTCCCTGGACCTGGGCTATATCCCCATCGGCGTGGTGGTGGAAAATCGCTCCGCGGATACAAACCGGATCGTTGCCGCTTTGAGAGGAAGTCCCTATTTCATGGTGCGCGAGGCCGAGCATCGCAAGGAACTGGAATCCCTGCTGGTTGGCGGGCGGATTAAAGGACTGGTCGTGCTCTCGCAGGATCTGAGCGCCCGACTGAATGTGGGCAGTGCCCCGGTCCAGGTTCTCGTGGCTGGCAGCGATGCCAACACGGCGGAGCTGATCGTCGCATACATGGAGACGGTCCTCCAGAAAGATCGTTTGCATTGGGCGGAAGAAGAGGGTCGGCCTCTCCGATCTGGAATCATCAACATCGAAGGCCGCGTCTGGTACAACCCGAACATGGATTCGCGCTCGGCGATTCTGCCGGGCTCAATTGCCGTCATCATGACGCTCATCGGGACGATTCTCACCTCACTGGTGGTCGCCCGGGAATGGGAGCGCGGCACCATGGAGGCCCTGCTGGCCAGTTCCATCACTCGAGCGGAGTTCCTGCTGGGAAAATTCATTCCGTATTTCGCGCTCGGGCTGACCGCCATGATGCTGGTGGCCATCGTATCGGTGGTGGTTTTCGCCGTGCCATTTCGCGGTTCCTGGGCGGTGCTGGTGGGTGTCTCGGCGGTTTATCTGACGGTAGCACTGGGCCTGGGGCTTTTCATCTCCACCGCCACGCGGGACCAGTTCGTCGCCACGCAGGCCGCCCTCATCGTGGGCTATTTGCCGTCGTTCATCCTCTCGGGTTTGGTCTTTGAGATCGACAGTATGCCACTCCCCATTCGGGTTTTGACGCACGTTTTGCCGCCGCGCTATTTTGTCTCTGCCCTGCGAACGCTGTTTCTGGCGGGGAATGTCTGGGATGTGATCATCCCAGACACGCTCATTCTCTGTATCTTTGCCGCAGTCTTGTGGAATCTGACCATTCGTAAGACCCGGCTGACACTGGAGTGA
- a CDS encoding ABC transporter permease, producing the protein MFERIRRLVIKEFLAIFRDPASRMVVTIPPLVQLLVFSFAATLEVRNAGLGIYNEDGGLFGRELVARFCSVPVTFSRIVPCESLDDVREALDTQRVLAVVHVPQDFSRELQSGQTPTVQVLLDGRRSNAAMVVQGYIGRIIAQFAQERMTTNENRRTRSPQLVSVTRVWFNENLHPLWSSVPALLGILTNLVALLVTSLSVARERELGTFDQLLVSPLRPGEILVGKAVPAFVVAYVEGGLMVAVAVTIFGIPFRGSLLLLAAALFVFLLAIVGIGLWISSLAATQQQALLGSFTYMVPAVLLSGFATPVENIHPAIRWISDIDPLRYMVAINRMMFLENPTPDVVLPYVWPLIPIAVFTLVSAAWLFRHRLE; encoded by the coding sequence ATGTTCGAGCGGATCCGTCGTCTGGTGATCAAGGAGTTTCTCGCGATTTTTCGCGATCCGGCCAGCCGCATGGTGGTGACAATTCCACCGCTCGTTCAGCTTTTGGTCTTCAGTTTCGCCGCTACCCTGGAAGTCCGCAACGCAGGCCTGGGAATCTACAATGAGGACGGCGGGCTTTTCGGTCGCGAATTGGTGGCGCGATTTTGCTCCGTGCCCGTCACCTTTTCGCGAATCGTTCCCTGTGAAAGTCTGGACGACGTCCGGGAGGCTCTGGATACCCAGCGGGTGCTGGCCGTGGTTCATGTCCCCCAGGATTTCAGCCGGGAATTGCAGTCGGGACAGACGCCGACGGTGCAGGTACTGCTCGACGGCCGACGATCCAATGCCGCGATGGTGGTGCAGGGCTACATCGGGCGGATTATCGCTCAGTTTGCACAGGAACGCATGACAACCAATGAGAATCGCCGCACCCGGTCGCCGCAACTTGTGTCGGTCACCCGGGTGTGGTTTAACGAAAACCTGCATCCTTTGTGGAGCTCGGTCCCGGCGCTGCTGGGTATTCTCACCAACCTGGTGGCCCTGCTGGTGACGAGCCTTTCCGTGGCGCGGGAACGCGAACTGGGCACGTTCGACCAACTCCTCGTTTCACCGCTCCGTCCCGGGGAAATCCTTGTGGGAAAGGCTGTGCCTGCCTTCGTGGTCGCCTACGTGGAGGGGGGTCTCATGGTGGCGGTTGCGGTGACCATCTTTGGCATTCCTTTTCGAGGGTCGCTCTTGCTCCTGGCGGCTGCGCTGTTTGTGTTTCTTCTCGCCATCGTGGGAATTGGCCTGTGGATCTCTTCCCTTGCGGCGACGCAACAGCAGGCACTTCTGGGGAGCTTCACCTACATGGTGCCCGCGGTGTTACTTTCGGGATTCGCCACGCCCGTGGAAAACATCCACCCGGCTATTCGCTGGATTTCCGACATCGATCCCCTTCGCTACATGGTGGCCATCAATCGGATGATGTTCCTGGAGAATCCAACCCCCGATGTCGTTCTGCCCTACGTTTGGCCGCTGATCCCGATTGCCGTCTTCACGCTGGTCAGCGCCGCGTGGCTGTTCCGCCATCGGTTGGAGTGA